One Ooceraea biroi isolate clonal line C1 chromosome 6, Obir_v5.4, whole genome shotgun sequence genomic window carries:
- the LOC105284111 gene encoding protein vav, with protein sequence MSRPGSADAGKDWYECINWLTRCGVLGADHKANGPDATAFDLAYVLQDGVLLCNLLNIMHPGSIDVKHVNQKPQLVQFLCLRNIKMFLTVCSNVFGLSESELFEPAMLFDLSNFHRVLCTLSALSNCSRFRRNSIYGFSIGHVKSQENINSSYEEIYQRIRLHDYDDADCRIKTCIFEEGEYSTFYSYPQSEKIYQNVCGLHLSPPPFIMQSDAGGKKRDYVIQELVDTERNYMEFLNSLLKHFARPLSSLLRPEDSARIFFGLKELSEIHAGFHSQLCKTRNSAVIAQIFLDWKKKFLIYGDYCANLTTAQNTLQETCARNEVINQEVIRCQIEANNNKFKLCDILPVPIQRLLKYQLLLDKLIKETPCEWVEDYQVLMKAQEAMIDIIQYTNEVKCDSDTLDIIKDIQASIMAWDAPEDMQLKNFGRLLRDGELKVKPQGDLRIKTRYVFVFEQMMLICKPGKADQYRYRETLWLNDYKLEYHTNKIIRHSLSKSSRRPYEWLLVHKQTCTMYTLYARTEEQKQIWIKTLQKAMDNINPEACRNTNHKFKFTTFDTPNSCLRCDKFLKGLILQGYKCEMCHLAVHKHCIADAGHCMPKPLSPTSSSPTLSSPTLSSPTLSSPILPSPTLPLPPRPNVARYSYLT encoded by the exons ATGAGTAGACCAGGAAGCGCGGACGCTGGCAAGGATTGGTACGAGTGTATCAATTGGTTGACGAGATGCGGTGTGTTGGGAGCAGATCACAAGGCCAATGGACCAGATGCGACCGCATTTGATCTTGCTTATGTGTTGCAAGATGGTGTTCTGTTGTGCAATCTGCTGAACATCATGCACCCAGGAAGCATAGATGTGAAACATGTGAACCAAAAACCACAGTTGGTTCAGTTTCTTTGCCTGCGCAACATTAAAATGTTCCTGACGGTGTGCTCGAACGTTTTCGGTCTATCTGAGTCGGAACTGTTCGAACCAGCTATGCTGTTTGACTTGTCTAATTTCCATCGCGTTCTCTGCACGCTCTCTGCCTTATCGAATTGTTCGCGATTCAGACGAAATAGTAtata TGGTTTTTCCATTGGTCATGTAAAATcgcaagaaaatataaattcaag CTATGAGGAAATATACCAGAGAATTAGGCTACACGATTATGATGACGCAGACTGCAGaataaaaacttgtatctTCGAGGAGGGCGAGTATAGCACTTTTTACAGCTACCCTCAAAGCGAGAAGATTTACCAGAATGTCTGTGGTTTGCATCTGTCGCCTCCTCCGTTTATTATGCAg AGTGATGCCGGAGGCAAGAAGAGGGATTACGTGATTCAAGAACTCGTAGACACCGAGCGAAACTATATGGAGTTTCTCAATAGTCTGCTTAAACATTTCGCCCGACCGTTATCATCGCTATTGCGACCCGAGGATTCCGCCCGTATCTTCTTCGGCCTCAAAGAACTCTCCGAAATTCACGCGGGTTTCCATAGTCAATTGTGCAAGACGCGAAACAGTGCCGTGATCGCTCAAATTTTTCTGGACTGGAAAAAGAAGTTTCTCATCTACGGTGATTACTGCGCAAATCTTACTACTGCACAGAATACTTTACAGGAAACCTGTGCACGTAATGAAGTGATCAATCAGGAAGTTATC AGATGCCAAATAGAAgctaacaataataaattcaaactATGTGATATATTACCTGTACCGATACAGCGACTGCTTAAGTACCAGTTATTATTGGATAAATTAATCAAGGAGACTCCTTGTGAGTGGGTCGAGGATTATCAAGTATTGATGAAAGCACAGGAAGCGATGATCGACATCATTCAATATACAAATGAAGTGAAATGCGACTCTGATACGTTAGACATCATCAAGGATATTCAAGCATCGATAATGGCTTGGGATGCGCCTGAAGATATGCAGTTGAAAAATTTTGGCCGGTTACTTCGCGATGGCGAGCTCAAG gTAAAACCTCAAGGCGATTTGCGAATAAAAACTCGTTATGTATTTGTATTCGAACAGATGATGTTAATCTGCAAGCCTGGTAAGGCGGACCAGTATCGTTACCGGGAAACCCTGTGGTTAAACGATTATAAATTGGAGTATCATACAAACAAAATCATACGACACTCATTGAGCAAAAGTTCACGACGGCCCTACGAATGGCTACTTGTACATAAGCAGACATGCACGATGTACACGTTATATGCACGAACAGAGGAGCAGAAACAAATATGGATAAAGACGTTACAAAAGGCAATGGACAACATCAACCCCGAAGCTTGTCGTAATACTAATCATAAATTTAAGTTTACAACATTCGATACTCCCAATAGTTGTCTTCGGTGTGATAAATTCCTCAAAGGTCTGATATTGCAG GGCTACAAGTGTGAAATGTGTCACTTAGCTGTACATAAGCATTGCATTGCTGACGCAGGTCATTGTATGCCAAAGCCGCTGTCGCcgacatcgtcgtcgccgacaTTGTCGTCGCCGACATTGTCGTCACCAACATTGTCATCACCGATATTGCCGTCGCCGACATTACCGTTGCCGCCGCGACCTAATGTAGCTAGGTATTCCTATCTGACGTGA
- the LOC105284110 gene encoding deoxyribonuclease-2-alpha isoform X1, with amino-acid sequence MQQISISLEMFSLLCVSILLLACDTVNTAAPRCRDENNRVVDWYVLYKLPKVSHSSNPTIKSGLAYLYMTNNTVDKGWQLSAKNISAKNSMPGNTLTPLYNDSEAEKLFWLLYNDDPPNRPSSGKYGHAKGVLMANQRQGFWLIHSVPNYPPVPNTGNDTRPERFVDEDPGNSSGYGYPPSGEHYGQSFLCISMDNDQFDLVGQQMMYNQIIIYRRNILNTFAAKFPVLTKAAKQKRIRHAPFTSKVTLKSSGSTTFLSFAKSDKWQKDLYDQFVASTLQADLFAETWLNGRGRLPSDCARVKVYNVQSIYLKGVDVDFKSSRDHSKWAVSVEGKQNKTWTCIGDINRADTQYIRGGGTVCFNNRKVWENYRHAVNDAEPCPRRFGAVQV; translated from the exons atgcaGCA AATATCAATAAGCTTGGAAATGTTTTCGTTATTATGTGTGAGCATTTTGTTGCTCGCATGTGACACAGTAAATACGGCTGCTCCTCGGTGCAGAGATGAAAACAATCGAGTAGTTGATTG GTATGTACTTTATAAATTACCGAAGGTATCGCATAGTAGCAATCCTACAATTAAAAGTGGATTAGCGTATCTGTATATGACGAACAATACTGTTGACAAAGGTTGGCAATTATCAGCGAAAAATATTAGCGCAAAGAATTCTATGCCGGGAAATACATTGACACCTTTATATAATGAC TCAGAAGCAGAAAAACTTTTCTGGCTTTTATATAACGATGATCCGCCTAATAGACCCAGCAGCGGAAAATACGGTCATGCAAAGGGTGTTTTGATGGCGAACCAACGGCAAGGTTTCTGGCTAATACACAGTGTCCCAAATTATCCACCCGTGCCTAACACTGGCAATGATACAAGACCG GAACGATTTGTGGACGAAGATCCAGGAAATTCATCTGGGTACGGCTATCCACCGTCTGGAGAGCATTATGGACAGAGTTTCCTGTGCATCTCGATGGACAACGATCAGTTCGACTTGGTCGGGCAACAAATGATGTACAATCAGATAATAATATACCGAAGGAACATCCTTAACACGTTCGCCGCGAAGTTCCCGGTGCTTACAAAGGCGGCCAAACAGAAGCGTATCAGACATGCGCCCTTCACTAGTAAAGTAACGTTGAAATCATCAGGCTCCACCACATTCCTGTCATTTGCCAAAAGCGATAAGTGGCAGAAAG ACTTGTACGATCAATTTGTTGCATCGACGTTGCAAGCTGATTTATTTGCGGAAACATGGTTGAATGGGCGAGGAAGGTTGCCATCAgattgcgcgcgcgtaaa aGTCTACAATGTGCAATCCATATATTTGAAAGGGGTTGATGTTGATTTCAAGAGCAGTCGCGATCATTCCAAGTGGGCAGTGTCTGTCGAAGGAAAACAGAATAAAACTTGGACCTGTATTGGTGATATTAATCGAGCG gataCACAGTACATACGAGGTGGCGGAACTGTTTGTTTCAACAATCGGAAAGTCTGGGAAAACTATCGACATGCTGTGAACGATGCGGAACCATGTCCCAGGCGTTTCGGTGCAGTGCAAGTTTAG
- the LOC105284110 gene encoding deoxyribonuclease-2-alpha isoform X4, which produces MLKYVLYKLPKVSHSSNPTIKSGLAYLYMTNNTVDKGWQLSAKNISAKNSMPGNTLTPLYNDSEAEKLFWLLYNDDPPNRPSSGKYGHAKGVLMANQRQGFWLIHSVPNYPPVPNTGNDTRPERFVDEDPGNSSGYGYPPSGEHYGQSFLCISMDNDQFDLVGQQMMYNQIIIYRRNILNTFAAKFPVLTKAAKQKRIRHAPFTSKVTLKSSGSTTFLSFAKSDKWQKDLYDQFVASTLQADLFAETWLNGRGRLPSDCARVKVYNVQSIYLKGVDVDFKSSRDHSKWAVSVEGKQNKTWTCIGDINRADTQYIRGGGTVCFNNRKVWENYRHAVNDAEPCPRRFGAVQV; this is translated from the exons GTATGTACTTTATAAATTACCGAAGGTATCGCATAGTAGCAATCCTACAATTAAAAGTGGATTAGCGTATCTGTATATGACGAACAATACTGTTGACAAAGGTTGGCAATTATCAGCGAAAAATATTAGCGCAAAGAATTCTATGCCGGGAAATACATTGACACCTTTATATAATGAC TCAGAAGCAGAAAAACTTTTCTGGCTTTTATATAACGATGATCCGCCTAATAGACCCAGCAGCGGAAAATACGGTCATGCAAAGGGTGTTTTGATGGCGAACCAACGGCAAGGTTTCTGGCTAATACACAGTGTCCCAAATTATCCACCCGTGCCTAACACTGGCAATGATACAAGACCG GAACGATTTGTGGACGAAGATCCAGGAAATTCATCTGGGTACGGCTATCCACCGTCTGGAGAGCATTATGGACAGAGTTTCCTGTGCATCTCGATGGACAACGATCAGTTCGACTTGGTCGGGCAACAAATGATGTACAATCAGATAATAATATACCGAAGGAACATCCTTAACACGTTCGCCGCGAAGTTCCCGGTGCTTACAAAGGCGGCCAAACAGAAGCGTATCAGACATGCGCCCTTCACTAGTAAAGTAACGTTGAAATCATCAGGCTCCACCACATTCCTGTCATTTGCCAAAAGCGATAAGTGGCAGAAAG ACTTGTACGATCAATTTGTTGCATCGACGTTGCAAGCTGATTTATTTGCGGAAACATGGTTGAATGGGCGAGGAAGGTTGCCATCAgattgcgcgcgcgtaaa aGTCTACAATGTGCAATCCATATATTTGAAAGGGGTTGATGTTGATTTCAAGAGCAGTCGCGATCATTCCAAGTGGGCAGTGTCTGTCGAAGGAAAACAGAATAAAACTTGGACCTGTATTGGTGATATTAATCGAGCG gataCACAGTACATACGAGGTGGCGGAACTGTTTGTTTCAACAATCGGAAAGTCTGGGAAAACTATCGACATGCTGTGAACGATGCGGAACCATGTCCCAGGCGTTTCGGTGCAGTGCAAGTTTAG
- the LOC105284110 gene encoding deoxyribonuclease-2-alpha isoform X3, with protein sequence MFSLLCVSILLLACDTVNTAAPRCRDENNRVVDWYVLYKLPKVSHSSNPTIKSGLAYLYMTNNTVDKGWQLSAKNISAKNSMPGNTLTPLYNDSEAEKLFWLLYNDDPPNRPSSGKYGHAKGVLMANQRQGFWLIHSVPNYPPVPNTGNDTRPERFVDEDPGNSSGYGYPPSGEHYGQSFLCISMDNDQFDLVGQQMMYNQIIIYRRNILNTFAAKFPVLTKAAKQKRIRHAPFTSKVTLKSSGSTTFLSFAKSDKWQKDLYDQFVASTLQADLFAETWLNGRGRLPSDCARVKVYNVQSIYLKGVDVDFKSSRDHSKWAVSVEGKQNKTWTCIGDINRADTQYIRGGGTVCFNNRKVWENYRHAVNDAEPCPRRFGAVQV encoded by the exons ATGTTTTCGTTATTATGTGTGAGCATTTTGTTGCTCGCATGTGACACAGTAAATACGGCTGCTCCTCGGTGCAGAGATGAAAACAATCGAGTAGTTGATTG GTATGTACTTTATAAATTACCGAAGGTATCGCATAGTAGCAATCCTACAATTAAAAGTGGATTAGCGTATCTGTATATGACGAACAATACTGTTGACAAAGGTTGGCAATTATCAGCGAAAAATATTAGCGCAAAGAATTCTATGCCGGGAAATACATTGACACCTTTATATAATGAC TCAGAAGCAGAAAAACTTTTCTGGCTTTTATATAACGATGATCCGCCTAATAGACCCAGCAGCGGAAAATACGGTCATGCAAAGGGTGTTTTGATGGCGAACCAACGGCAAGGTTTCTGGCTAATACACAGTGTCCCAAATTATCCACCCGTGCCTAACACTGGCAATGATACAAGACCG GAACGATTTGTGGACGAAGATCCAGGAAATTCATCTGGGTACGGCTATCCACCGTCTGGAGAGCATTATGGACAGAGTTTCCTGTGCATCTCGATGGACAACGATCAGTTCGACTTGGTCGGGCAACAAATGATGTACAATCAGATAATAATATACCGAAGGAACATCCTTAACACGTTCGCCGCGAAGTTCCCGGTGCTTACAAAGGCGGCCAAACAGAAGCGTATCAGACATGCGCCCTTCACTAGTAAAGTAACGTTGAAATCATCAGGCTCCACCACATTCCTGTCATTTGCCAAAAGCGATAAGTGGCAGAAAG ACTTGTACGATCAATTTGTTGCATCGACGTTGCAAGCTGATTTATTTGCGGAAACATGGTTGAATGGGCGAGGAAGGTTGCCATCAgattgcgcgcgcgtaaa aGTCTACAATGTGCAATCCATATATTTGAAAGGGGTTGATGTTGATTTCAAGAGCAGTCGCGATCATTCCAAGTGGGCAGTGTCTGTCGAAGGAAAACAGAATAAAACTTGGACCTGTATTGGTGATATTAATCGAGCG gataCACAGTACATACGAGGTGGCGGAACTGTTTGTTTCAACAATCGGAAAGTCTGGGAAAACTATCGACATGCTGTGAACGATGCGGAACCATGTCCCAGGCGTTTCGGTGCAGTGCAAGTTTAG
- the LOC105284110 gene encoding deoxyribonuclease-2-alpha isoform X2 has product MLKISISLEMFSLLCVSILLLACDTVNTAAPRCRDENNRVVDWYVLYKLPKVSHSSNPTIKSGLAYLYMTNNTVDKGWQLSAKNISAKNSMPGNTLTPLYNDSEAEKLFWLLYNDDPPNRPSSGKYGHAKGVLMANQRQGFWLIHSVPNYPPVPNTGNDTRPERFVDEDPGNSSGYGYPPSGEHYGQSFLCISMDNDQFDLVGQQMMYNQIIIYRRNILNTFAAKFPVLTKAAKQKRIRHAPFTSKVTLKSSGSTTFLSFAKSDKWQKDLYDQFVASTLQADLFAETWLNGRGRLPSDCARVKVYNVQSIYLKGVDVDFKSSRDHSKWAVSVEGKQNKTWTCIGDINRADTQYIRGGGTVCFNNRKVWENYRHAVNDAEPCPRRFGAVQV; this is encoded by the exons AATATCAATAAGCTTGGAAATGTTTTCGTTATTATGTGTGAGCATTTTGTTGCTCGCATGTGACACAGTAAATACGGCTGCTCCTCGGTGCAGAGATGAAAACAATCGAGTAGTTGATTG GTATGTACTTTATAAATTACCGAAGGTATCGCATAGTAGCAATCCTACAATTAAAAGTGGATTAGCGTATCTGTATATGACGAACAATACTGTTGACAAAGGTTGGCAATTATCAGCGAAAAATATTAGCGCAAAGAATTCTATGCCGGGAAATACATTGACACCTTTATATAATGAC TCAGAAGCAGAAAAACTTTTCTGGCTTTTATATAACGATGATCCGCCTAATAGACCCAGCAGCGGAAAATACGGTCATGCAAAGGGTGTTTTGATGGCGAACCAACGGCAAGGTTTCTGGCTAATACACAGTGTCCCAAATTATCCACCCGTGCCTAACACTGGCAATGATACAAGACCG GAACGATTTGTGGACGAAGATCCAGGAAATTCATCTGGGTACGGCTATCCACCGTCTGGAGAGCATTATGGACAGAGTTTCCTGTGCATCTCGATGGACAACGATCAGTTCGACTTGGTCGGGCAACAAATGATGTACAATCAGATAATAATATACCGAAGGAACATCCTTAACACGTTCGCCGCGAAGTTCCCGGTGCTTACAAAGGCGGCCAAACAGAAGCGTATCAGACATGCGCCCTTCACTAGTAAAGTAACGTTGAAATCATCAGGCTCCACCACATTCCTGTCATTTGCCAAAAGCGATAAGTGGCAGAAAG ACTTGTACGATCAATTTGTTGCATCGACGTTGCAAGCTGATTTATTTGCGGAAACATGGTTGAATGGGCGAGGAAGGTTGCCATCAgattgcgcgcgcgtaaa aGTCTACAATGTGCAATCCATATATTTGAAAGGGGTTGATGTTGATTTCAAGAGCAGTCGCGATCATTCCAAGTGGGCAGTGTCTGTCGAAGGAAAACAGAATAAAACTTGGACCTGTATTGGTGATATTAATCGAGCG gataCACAGTACATACGAGGTGGCGGAACTGTTTGTTTCAACAATCGGAAAGTCTGGGAAAACTATCGACATGCTGTGAACGATGCGGAACCATGTCCCAGGCGTTTCGGTGCAGTGCAAGTTTAG
- the LOC105284110 gene encoding deoxyribonuclease-2-alpha isoform X5 has protein sequence MTNNTVDKGWQLSAKNISAKNSMPGNTLTPLYNDSEAEKLFWLLYNDDPPNRPSSGKYGHAKGVLMANQRQGFWLIHSVPNYPPVPNTGNDTRPERFVDEDPGNSSGYGYPPSGEHYGQSFLCISMDNDQFDLVGQQMMYNQIIIYRRNILNTFAAKFPVLTKAAKQKRIRHAPFTSKVTLKSSGSTTFLSFAKSDKWQKDLYDQFVASTLQADLFAETWLNGRGRLPSDCARVKVYNVQSIYLKGVDVDFKSSRDHSKWAVSVEGKQNKTWTCIGDINRADTQYIRGGGTVCFNNRKVWENYRHAVNDAEPCPRRFGAVQV, from the exons ATGACGAACAATACTGTTGACAAAGGTTGGCAATTATCAGCGAAAAATATTAGCGCAAAGAATTCTATGCCGGGAAATACATTGACACCTTTATATAATGAC TCAGAAGCAGAAAAACTTTTCTGGCTTTTATATAACGATGATCCGCCTAATAGACCCAGCAGCGGAAAATACGGTCATGCAAAGGGTGTTTTGATGGCGAACCAACGGCAAGGTTTCTGGCTAATACACAGTGTCCCAAATTATCCACCCGTGCCTAACACTGGCAATGATACAAGACCG GAACGATTTGTGGACGAAGATCCAGGAAATTCATCTGGGTACGGCTATCCACCGTCTGGAGAGCATTATGGACAGAGTTTCCTGTGCATCTCGATGGACAACGATCAGTTCGACTTGGTCGGGCAACAAATGATGTACAATCAGATAATAATATACCGAAGGAACATCCTTAACACGTTCGCCGCGAAGTTCCCGGTGCTTACAAAGGCGGCCAAACAGAAGCGTATCAGACATGCGCCCTTCACTAGTAAAGTAACGTTGAAATCATCAGGCTCCACCACATTCCTGTCATTTGCCAAAAGCGATAAGTGGCAGAAAG ACTTGTACGATCAATTTGTTGCATCGACGTTGCAAGCTGATTTATTTGCGGAAACATGGTTGAATGGGCGAGGAAGGTTGCCATCAgattgcgcgcgcgtaaa aGTCTACAATGTGCAATCCATATATTTGAAAGGGGTTGATGTTGATTTCAAGAGCAGTCGCGATCATTCCAAGTGGGCAGTGTCTGTCGAAGGAAAACAGAATAAAACTTGGACCTGTATTGGTGATATTAATCGAGCG gataCACAGTACATACGAGGTGGCGGAACTGTTTGTTTCAACAATCGGAAAGTCTGGGAAAACTATCGACATGCTGTGAACGATGCGGAACCATGTCCCAGGCGTTTCGGTGCAGTGCAAGTTTAG